The Planctomycetaceae bacterium genome segment ACAGCAACTAAATTGCCCGTCGTCGGTTTGTTGTTCCAAGTACAGGTAGTCTCAGTCCATGCGCCGGTAACGGTCAATATCGGCATTGCAAGCAGAAGACTCGTATCACCACCCCCGCTTCCACCTTGCGTCAAACCTAAATATGCGCCCGCAAATCCCTGCCCGTCAGCAAGCGTTGGCAGTTTAAAACTAAACAACGAGCACCAGTTTCGCCCCTCTTCGTAATTACCCGCAATCAAGTAGATATTGTTGTTATTTGTCGTGGGGTTCCAACTATCAACATAACAATCCTGATTAACATCTGTTACAAAAGCGTAGCTTAAGTTAAAGCTCATCAACGCTACTACTGAAATTCCTAATATCAATAACTTTTTAATTTTCATGTTTGTTCCTTTCATGCCAAAAAATCGTAACTCCCGGTACTCACCATTAATGGCACTGGCTTGAATCGCTCCAGTTACATTGCAACCACTGTGACGCCATCAAACTAAAATCTTCGAAATTAACCACACAGTTCCCATCAATATCTCCAGCAAGCGATGTAGAACAGTGTGCTACTTCAAGATGGTAAATATCGACATCAAGACTTGTCATTGGAATACTCATCGTATATGTGCCCGATACTTGTGTTAGTGTCCGCGTATCTTTGCCAGTACCGGTTTCATTAACGAGCGTTGCAGTCAAACTGTTTAAGGCTACCGGAAGATTCGAAATGCTCACATTGACAGTAGCGGAACTGCTCATATTATTGGCTAAAATAAGATAATAGCCTGTTTCGTCCTTAACAAGTAATTTTCCAACCTGTTTAACAGTCTTACCGCTCCACAAATTGGCATCATAGGTCGTCGTTACAGTTCCTACATCGTAACCTGTTTCAAGCCCATTCTCCAATAAGCGAAGTTCCTGCATCAGAGGTCCCATCACATTAGTCAGAAAATTCTGATATGCTGTAGACTGATTAGCAAGGTCATTATATTCAAAATAGTACATACCACGCATATAATTCGACGCAACTGATGACCAGGTTATGTATCTCTGCTCATTTAATGTCGGATAGCGATAGTAATTCGTCTGGCCGCCATATGAAAAATCATTCCCGACTGCCTGAGAACAGAGCAATAAACCGCGGAGCATTTGACTTATAGTAGAATTCTGTTTGTGCTCGTTAACCTGGCTTATCAAACTGGTTAAAGTGCTGTAATTCATCACTGGTGTACTATACGCAATTGGATAACGGTCGTAACAAACAGTGTCAACAGTGGTAAGACGATCATTGTAATCTGCCTCGGCCTGTGTTGTCTCCCAATTCTGAAAGACCATTGTCTTTGGTTTCCAGCTATGCGCCTGATCCGCTATCCACTGTTGCTGCTCAACAGTAGGTACAGATGCGCTATCAAGCAATTCATCACCTACAGTATACCCCAGAAAATTCGCATTATGGCAATCGGATGCGATCGCCTGCATAGCCTCTCTGTCGTCCACTAACAGACCTCTGTTCAGGCGACCGACCTCACCCCCTGAAATTCCAAAAACTACTTTTAGCCCATATTTTTTTGCATAGAAAAGATATGTATCATGAAGTGATTTATTAAAAGCAGGTCCATTGGCAACTATGACCGCATTTGCTCCTAATGTTTGCATTTGAGCAAATGCCGCGTCAATCGTGGGACCATCCTGCCCAGCCTCAACGTTATACCACCAGCCATATGGGAAGAAAGGAACGCCGTCCGGCGTCACGGCAGGTCCCATTGGATAATCAGTCGGCGACTCGGTTTGATACATTATTCTCGGTCCCCTGCCTTCCTCAAACGTACATGCCCACCATCCGCCACTGCCAGCGCCACCCGAATAGTCACGGTTCACATCCATGACAAAACTGATAGTGCCACCGCTTTCCATCGCATCGAGTACATCAAAGTCTACCCATGCGCCTGTATCACTATACCCAATTATTTTTGTATCGACCAGATCGCCTTCATCGACCAATGGCCATGTACTTAGCTGAAACTTTGTTGGTTGTGTGACCCAATTAACATCATTGGTCCACAAATTATTAGTTTGCCAAACACGAAATTCCGCCACCGTATCATATTGGTCCCCGGTCCAACAATAGTAACCAGTCGGCCAAATCCTCAACTTGGCCGAGGTATAGGTCTGATTGGAATTAAGCGTTGGTAGATCAAACCTAAGATATGTATGCGCGATTCTCTCGCCAGCTTCAGCCCCATCCATTAACCATAGCACCGTCGATGTCCCACTGTGATTCTTCCAAGTATCACACCATGCGTCTAAACTCGATAGCACGGTTACGCATGGGTCAACAGCAGCATTGGCAACTCTCAACAGCAACGCGACCAAAACTAAAAAACCTGTAATCCTTTTCATCATCTACCTCCGCTAACTAAAACGCTTAATAGAGTATTTACGTACACAAAGACACCTTAAAAATCAGAAACTTCGGAATCTGATTCTTCCTTTCACATTTTAGCACATGCCTGAACCTTAAATGTTCAGGCATGTGCGCTAAAAAATCCTTAATTCGTGCGTCTTGACCGAAGGCCTAAAACACTGCCTACCAGCAACAAACTGATTGTAACTGGCTCAGGAACTATGGTGTATTCGATTCTCGGCCCCGCTTCTGTCTCAATAGCATTCATCCAGATACCGCCGCCGCCACCAGTATAATCACGGTCAACATCCATGACCAGTCCAAGCGCTACGCCACTTTCCATTGCGCTCAGCACATTCCAACTAAGCCATGAGTTGTCGGTATCCTTGCCATAATACTGGGTATCAATCAGATCTCCGTCATTCGTTAATGGCCAAGCCAGCAACTGGAATTTCGTCGGCTGAGTAGGCCAGTTTGTAGCGCTGGTCCAATCATTATTCTTCCAAACACGGAATGCAGCCTGAGTAGTCCAAGGATCAGATGTCCAGCACCAGAAGCCAGTTGAGAAAATCTTCAAAGTAGCACTTTCAAAATATTCCCCAGGGGCAAGTGTCGGCATATCAAAACGAATATACGTGTGAGTAATTCTTTCGCCAGCGAACACCCCGTCCATCAGGGCCAACACAGTCGAAGTCTTACCCACTGTGTCTGCCTGATCCCAAGATGAAACACTTCCATCCAAGGTTGCATAAGCCACACCATCACCTACAGTAGCTTGGACAACATTCATTCCAAACATCGCCATCACAACAACACAAAAAACCACTACTACATTTTTCATACATTCCTCCGTTAAAAAAATGACTTTAAAAAATTACAGAAAGCAACACACCTTCTATTTCAACGCTTTCTCATTCACTCATGGTACTCTGCATAAATCTGAATGTAAAATACACTTGTCTTTCATACTTGTATTATATATTAAAACAAAAACAAAAGTCAAGAAAAAAATTATCATTATTTGTTTTTTTTGAGTTAGTCGATTGAATTGTAAGTTGTTTATTGACAAGCTGATACCTCTTGTACTGTTTTACATAAATGGATTTGCCCCAAAATTCTTTAAAAACTTTGCACACAAAGCCACGGATATATCGCAAATCGAATGCCAATCAGTTGAAATCCTCGGATTTCCGTTTTCACTTTGAGGGACAAATGCGTTTCCCTGCAGTGAACTGCATAAAGCGAAAGATTACCTCAAAACTATCCTTATGATATTTCCTCGTTCAAATACAATACATGCATACAATACCTGTATTATAATATTAAATAAAACAAAAGTCACGAAAAAAATTGTTATTAGTTTTTGAGGTAGCCGATTAAATTGTAAGTTATTATTGACAAGCTTACATCTCATACTGTTTTGTATGAATGGATTTACACGCTTTCTGTCCCCACTTATTCAGCCAAGGCGTTTTGCAACCTGATCGCCCAATTAGCCATTTTTCTTCTCATTCCATCGGCATCTACACTCGTCCACCGATCCCTATAGGCCTTTGCGTCGGACATCCATGGGATAGTCTCCATCTCTCGGTCGAGCCATAACTGGGCACGTCTCGCCAGGTCTCCGACTTTGCCGCCTTCAATGTTGCCCTCATCGATCAGCTTCCGCAGGGTTCTGAGATACCGGCTGTCGTCGATTCCCTCGCGAACTCCTTCGAGAGTCATTGTCGTTATGGTGGTGGGGTCGGCACCGTTTGGGTCGCGGTAGATGAAAACCGCATCCTTCAGTTCTCCTCTCAGGGAGAAATATCTGTCAGTATAGTAAGGCACCTTGCCGAGATCGCCTGCTGCCCATTCCCACTCCATTATGCCATCCATCTGCCCCTTTTCCGCAAGCAAAGTAAGCCTTCTGACGCCCCAGAAATCGGCTTCTCCGATGAACCAGGATATCCCGTAGAGTTTGCAGTCATGTTTGCCCGAGATTTTTCGCCAGGCTCGATTGGCTGCCGCGTTATTTAGGCAATGAGCCATGTGACAGATATCAAGGTCGATCCAGTCCTCGACGGGCTCAAACCACGAGAATGCGTAGAGAGTCGAGGCCGTCTGCATCTCCGGGGCAACCTTCTTGCTCAAGGAAAAGAGTATCTTCGCCTGTTCGGACTTCCAGCCCGGACCTACAGGCTCATCGACGTAATAGATGTGAAAGGATGGCCAGTTAGCCTCCAGTGAATGATTGTATATATTGCGCAGAACCTTGCCGAGTTTGTCAGCCATATCCTGTGGAAACTTGTCGGCTTCTAAATAAATGGCACTGAATCCTCGATCATCGACCCGTTGGGGGAAATCCTTCTCTGCCCCCACCGCCCGGATGACAAAGGTTGGGAGGTGGCTCATTGCGACGATGGGAGGATTTGGGAAACCGGCCTGCTTGTATAAATCCACGATCTTGTCGTAGTAGCCAAAGTCGATGTCCCACTCGCCTTTGTCGTTGAACTTAAGCCTGAGCGTTCCATTTTGTGCTTCGAGCATCAGAGATGTCAGGCCGAGTTTTCCACGCATGAACTTCATGTCCCGCAGTATCATCGACCAGTTCATCGCTTCTTGGGCAATGCTTGGCGTAAGGGGGTCCCAGTTAGGTCCCTGTGCATAGAGAACCATTCCCCAGTCCAGCGGCTGTGATAGCTTCAGCGGCAACACCTCGACCACAAACGGAATTTCCGTGGGTTCGGCATTCTGTGGGATGATCAGAACCTTGGTCTTATACAGCCCCGGCTGGGCGTTTTGGGGTACGTACACGCTCAGCCAAATCTGCAAGGTCTGCTCTGGCTGGGAAGCCGCCTCTCTTGCGGGTTCAAGCAGCCACGGGGTCATCTGATAGGCCTTGAACTCGGGATACAGGGTGTACCGCTGAATGACGGACTTGACCACCCGGACTTCGACAGCTTCGAAAGGTAGCATCTGGTTGGAATCCGTGACAAGCTGTCCAACTGAGAACCGAACCTTGCCTAAGTCGCGAATGGCATATATGCCAAAACTCGCAGGCTCATATTCGCCCGGGCAGGCAAAGATTGATAGACAATCGATACGCTCTTGTTTGCTTGGTTTCGTTTCGGGCAACATGCCAACACGGCCAGACTTGGAGAATACCACGTAACCCAAGTCAACTTCCATTGTAGTTGGAGAGAAGTCGGCCTCTTCCTTGGGCGTCTTGTCGAAGAATTCGTTCCCTTCAACGATGATGGACTTGCGGCCGTCTTGGTAGGTTCGTTCGAGCACCTCCTTTTCGAGCTGAATTTCGGTGTAGTCCTTGCCATCGACTTGTGCTTTTTCGGAAGCAGGAGCATGATTGGCTGGAAATATCAAACAGAAACAGAACAACAATGGCCAGAGAATTCCTTTAATGAACGTGAATGTACTGTGGAATTGTAAAGAGTAATTTAACATTGCATTAGTCTCCTTTACAGATAAGGGATAGTGGTTTCAGACGCAACATAAATGCGTTTGGAAACCTTCAAACTGATATTTAGAGGGTCTGTTGCACAATGTTTTCGAATCCAACCATTGGACTCGACGGCTACTTGTGGCATTGCCGCGAAGTTATATCTATTTATCTTTTAAGGTATTTTGTAACTCCATGATTAACTGAGCGATATCCTTCCGAACAATACAAGCACTATAATTTGACCATTCATAGCTGGCATTCGCCTCCTGAACCCATGGAATACGTTCCATTATCTTCACAAGTTTCTTTTCAGCCGCTTCGCCTATCGCTTTTTCATGTGAATCAAATGATATTTTTGTGTCTTCGATCGCCTTAACAGCGGTCCTGATGTAACGTGAGTCATCCGCACCTTCTCGCAGACCCAAAAAGGCCATACTATTAAACTTGCGTCCATCTGAAAACTCCGCAATCCATGGACCACCTTTCCAACTATATTTCAAAAAATAGTATGGCTCAAATTCTCCCTCCATTTTGCTTATCGGTGTTTCAAGCCAGAATCTCATCCCTTCCAATTTTCCTTTTTCTGCCAGCATCGCCATTTGCCGCACTTGCCATAATGTATCATATCCACCTATAAAGTCTATTCCATATAATTTGTTAACAGCTTCGTGCCAACGGCGATTTGAATCAGCATTAGCACAAGGGTGGATGTAATTAGCAATATCTAAATCCACATTCCCAAAGTATTTAAGGGATTCAAGTGTGTAAATAGTGCTGGCAGTTTGCAATTCCGGCGCACATTCTCTTGCAACCCCAAGCATAAATCTTGCTTTTTCACCAACAGGTATGCCTTTTAACGGTTCGTCCGCAAAATACACATAAAACGGAGGCCATTTCTGTTTGATTGAATAATCATATATACGACGTACAATCTTCTTTGAAAACTCGCGAATGTCATCAGGGATATCATCCGCTTTGATTCCGGGATTGCCTTCAGCAATTTTAAACTCCGCTGTCTTTCCTTTGGCTGCAGCAATGTCGCCAAAAAGGCTTTCCATCGAAATTATTGGAGGATCCACAAAACCGGCTTTTCGATAAATGCTCAACGACCTATCATATGCAGATAAATCTACCTTCCCATCCGGTTTGAAAATCGAATTGGGGTAAACCGGTTTGACAGTCGAATTGGGGCAAACAGTATAGGACATAACAACTCCTGTCACACCATACTGACGCAGAATCTTGAACGTGCTTAAAAGACCATTCTCATCTCTCGCCGAGGCATACGCAAAAATTCCCCATGGCATCGAAGGTGCAAGCTTCACGGGAAGAACTTTTAGATTGACCAGGAACTGACTTTCTCCGCCTTTTTCAGCATGAATTTTAATCGGTATTGTATAATCTCCCGATCGCGTATCTTCAGACACATTGATGTCAACCACAAATTCAAGATTCTGTTTTTCCGAAGAATTCGCAATATTTGTAAACTCAATCCATTTCGTTGTCCAGCGACATACAGTAGAACTGTAATCTGTTTGTTCAACGCTGGGGCGAACAACATAAACTGTATATGGCAAAATCCGGTCTTTTCCCATAACTTCCACTGATACCCTACCAATATCTCTTAATGGCCGCACGCAAAAAGTTACTGGCTCGGATTCCCCCGGACTTGCAAAGATATCTATTTCATTTTTGATTTCAGATGTGGCAGGACGATACTCCGGCAAAACACCATCTTGTTCTTTGGGGACAAAAACTACATATCCCCTTTTATAATCTTCACTATGATATTCAGGCTCCAGGTTAGCAGGCTCAGGTGAACGAATGAAGGTCAGAGGTTCATCTTTTTTCTTACCTCCATCCCTATCCTCAACAAACAATCTCACCGTACCATCAGAATACACCTTTTGAGTAACAAACGGCCAAATTTTCCTTTCGGAAACGACAATAGAAAGGCTTGCTTCTTTTTGAAAGCATTTACTATTTTCAGCTTTTACCTCAATCGATAGAATACCAAGAATAATGATGGCATTTGAAAGAAAACTGAATACCCTGGTCATAATAAACTCCTTTACGTCAACATTTTCTTTGAAAAATCATTTCGTGGTTAAGTTCGCGATCGTACAACAACACTGAAGTCAGGTCACCACCGCCTTTTATATTTTTCAATATACATCTACGATTCACTTTGTACTTTCCGAACTAAACTCCAACTCAACAGTTACTATCTTGTTTACGCCAGCATTGATTATAACACCGCCAGATGAATTAATAACCAGAGTACCCATGCGTTCTTCGTTCAGATTGGTTATATAAGCGTGCTGGGGTACAATCCAAGTTTTAATCTCGCCAGTTAATTGTTGACTTGTTGGGTTATAAACGCGTACTATAAGTGAATTCCTGTCTTCAGCTTTCTTAACGGCTGAGACTATCAAACCTTCGGGGTGTACGCATAAAAGGCTCGTTTCGGCAGGTAACTTGCCTTGTTTGTGTGCCGTTGTTTGTACTGCGGTTATCTCAACATTAAACTCTTCTGCTTGTCGATAAAGACCTCCGCGTTCCCAGTTTTCCTCATGCGGATAAATAGCATATTCGAATTCCAACATACCTTTACATTGCCCGCCGTGCTGTTGTGGATAGGACACCTCATTGCGCAGGTCTGTACAAATGAGATTTCGCACACTGCGAAACAGTGTAAGGGCTAGGGTGGAGCGATCATCATTCTGCGCCTCATATTCTGTCAGGCAGTTGTTCACTATTGCCAAACCATGCATCTCATCCGAAATATCTACAAAATGCTGTTGGGGAAGTGTCTGCATTTCGGGATAAAATAATCCCTCAGAATTCTTTTGCGGCACAATCGGTCGTTTATCAACTGCAAAATGACCTGATGCGCACGCATGCTCTGCTTTGATGCCGGTTGGGAACATCAAACGCAATCTGTGATCCGCAGCCGTATTATTGACATTGGTCTTAATATCAACTCTTTTGGAACCGCGTTTAAGCGTAATGTGTGAGGTAATGCATAATTCAACATTCTGATCTGCTCTTCTGCTTTCACCCCTGATTCCATACTCTGGCCTGTGAGCAAATGCTGGCACTTCCATTTTTACTTCAACCAGTAAAGTGCTGACAAGATCACCATTTTGCTCACAGCTTATATTTGCCTTTGCTCCGAGACTGCTGCATATCTTACTTTGATATGTTGGGTAATACGACCAGTAGTCTCCAATATCCCCAGCGTCTTCAAAATAATGAAGACCTGAATACGAACGGCCATTGGCCTTATCAAAAATGCTCAACGTGCCATTTTCGTCAATGCTTACCTTGAGATACTCATTTTCGAGCGTATTTACGGCTTTCGAGAGTTCATTACCTGAACTCTCTCTCATCGGCGGCCACACCATCGCCTTTCGGTAGAATTTCTTTTTCGTGGAGATCCGAAATATTTTATGTGATAAAGCGGCTACCTCTCCACTATCAATGTAACATGTATGCCGATCCACATAATATGGCCATGGCCTTGAGTTAAGGTCATGAACAGCAACAATAGCTTCTTGTCGCGATATTGTCTGCACTGTTATCTCATTGCCCTGCGAATCTTTCAAGACTATATCCCAAGCATCCCATTGCCGCGGCGTATCAATACAAACCAAAATAACATCGCGAACAGAGTAAGGCAGTGGATTAAACACAACAAGAACATTTTCATTCTCTTCACAATGTGAAAAATCGGTCTGTTTTATGATTTCGGCCGTGAGCTGCTCGTATACAACTTCACTGATTTCTAACGCCTGATCCAATCTGTTTAAGGTGTCGTTTGCTGTCTTATCCTGCGTTACACCGTTTATGGAGTCATGCGGATGCGATTGGAAAATATATTTCCAAGCCAGATCAAGGAACACCTTGGGATAT includes the following:
- a CDS encoding glycosyl hydrolase-related protein, with amino-acid sequence MKDDQKFIGYVVPHTHWDREWRYPMWKTRTLLVEFMDQLLNILETNPAYKSFILDGQFAPIEDYLEVRPDSRDRIKKLVKDGRIAIGPWYTLPDLYPVDGECLVRNLLKGIRLSQEFGNCLKVGYTTFGWGQTAQFPQIYKGFGFDFIITAKKVSEERAPESEFFWESPDGTKVLTTRLGELARANFFHRVYIPLKFGVDWLSEDYVFDPTIAGIASHQANFEKRYDDYFVIQNKDSYHPQKLKEQMLQAWNGTNATVVQSRRLFLSGCDFSTPQPDITKIIADLNKCFDDKKFVHSRLEDYIAAVTEQLDPATVRTIKGELRDGPPCFCSANALASRIVIKQLNKKVQNIILRKTEPLASMLLMLGGEYPKVFLDLAWKYIFQSHPHDSINGVTQDKTANDTLNRLDQALEISEVVYEQLTAEIIKQTDFSHCEENENVLVVFNPLPYSVRDVILVCIDTPRQWDAWDIVLKDSQGNEITVQTISRQEAIVAVHDLNSRPWPYYVDRHTCYIDSGEVAALSHKIFRISTKKKFYRKAMVWPPMRESSGNELSKAVNTLENEYLKVSIDENGTLSIFDKANGRSYSGLHYFEDAGDIGDYWSYYPTYQSKICSSLGAKANISCEQNGDLVSTLLVEVKMEVPAFAHRPEYGIRGESRRADQNVELCITSHITLKRGSKRVDIKTNVNNTAADHRLRLMFPTGIKAEHACASGHFAVDKRPIVPQKNSEGLFYPEMQTLPQQHFVDISDEMHGLAIVNNCLTEYEAQNDDRSTLALTLFRSVRNLICTDLRNEVSYPQQHGGQCKGMLEFEYAIYPHEENWERGGLYRQAEEFNVEITAVQTTAHKQGKLPAETSLLCVHPEGLIVSAVKKAEDRNSLIVRVYNPTSQQLTGEIKTWIVPQHAYITNLNEERMGTLVINSSGGVIINAGVNKIVTVELEFSSESTK